A genome region from Populus alba chromosome 5, ASM523922v2, whole genome shotgun sequence includes the following:
- the LOC118051516 gene encoding spermidine hydroxycinnamoyl transferase isoform X2, with product MVTLSYPGSLVVGQPTFLSLVNEFEGGGVAFGLSCTHMNADPTSVTLLFKSWIESHRQEPIEHPPLFNSTLLHHQQVPDTSGKSTNYYANKANARTPSVKMVTATFRFSNSAINKCLNEVHDQCPQATPFDLLAALFWTRLVLLKAPKHDNKCSLSVCLDFRRLVQPPIPLGYFGNALHFSMLTLNEEEMDYGKLGHVVELVHRHVSGVGTEEVWHAVDWLESQKEEGGKHASPFRMYGPELTCVSMEHMIIGNKSLMSSASFESDEKPVHVACHFGNVVGEGLIVVLPSVEEDLARTVIVTLPEEEMPQLCEDQAIQRLQPTMLFSGR from the exons GCAGCTTGGTGGTTGGACAGCCTACCTTCTTGTCTTTG GTAAATGAATTTGAAGGAGGAGGTGTAGCCTTTGGACTAAGCTGTACACACATGAATGCAGACCCAACTTCAGTAACTCTACTCTTCAAATCCTGGATTGAGAGTCACCGCCAGGAGCCGATTGAGCACCCGCCCCTGTTCAACTCAACCCTGCTCCATCACCAACAAGTTCCTGATACTAGCGGTAAATCAACCAATTACTATGCAAATAAGGCCAATGCACGAACTCCCTCGGTGAAAATGGTCACAGCTACATTCAGGTTCTCTAATTCAGCGATCAATAAATGCCTTAATGAAGTGCATGATCAATGTCCTCAAGCCACCCCATTTGATTTGCTAGCCGCACTCTTCTGGACACGTCTTGTGCTTCTAAAGGCTCCAAAACATGACAACAAATGTTCCCTCTCAGTTTGTTTAGACTTTAGAAGGCTTGTGCAGCCACCAATCCCTCTTGGTTACTTTGGAAATGCATTGCATTTCTCAATGCTAACACTAAATGAGGAAGAAATGGACTACGGTAAGTTAGGACATGTGGTTGAGTTGGTGCATCGCCATGTGTCAGGTGTCGGGACAGAGGAGGTTTGGCATGCTGTAGATTGGCTTGAATCACAGAAGGAAGAGGGAGGGAAGCATGCATCACCTTTTAGAATGTATGGTCCTGAGCTAACCTGTGTTAGCATGGAGCACATGATCATAGGGAATAAATCGCTGATGTCGTCGGCGAGTTTTGAGAGTGATGAAAAGCCGGTGCATGTGGCATGTCATTTTGGCAATGTGGTGGGTGAAGGTCTGATTGTGGTGCTGCCTTCAGTAGAAGAAGACCTTGCAAGGACAGTGATTGTGACCTTGCCGGAGGAGGAGATGCCTCAATTATGCGAGGATCAAGCTATCCAGCGTCTACAACCAACAATGCTGTTCAGTGGTAGATAG
- the LOC118051515 gene encoding probable aldo-keto reductase 1 → MAEEQRVTIPRVKLGSQGLEVSKLGFGCTGLSGMYKAPPPEEVSISIIKHAFNKGITFFDTSDAYGPHTNEILIGKALKHLPREKIQVATKFGFVISSDFKITAINGSPGYVRASCDASLKRLGVDYIDLYYQHRVDTSIPIEETMGELKKLVKEGKIKYIGLSEASPDTIKRAHAVHPISAVQMEWSLWSRDIEEEIVPLCRDLGIAVVPYCPIGRGFFGGRGVVESLPADDKLKSHPRFTDENIEKNKVFYFRIEKLAAKRGCTPAQLALAWVLNQGDDVVPIPGTSKIKNLDDNIGSLQVKLTKDDLKEISDAVPVKEVVGLRNKDFQLTWKFANTPPKTSQAST, encoded by the exons atggcCGAGGAGCAGAGAGTTACAATTCCAAGAGTGAAACTGGGTAGCCAAGGATTGGAG GTCTCGAAGTTGGGGTTTGGATGCACAGGGCTTAGTGGAATGTACAAGGCCCCACCCCCTGAGGAGGTTAGCATTTCAATCATCAAGCATGCTTTTAATAAGGGGATCACGTTTTTTGATACATCAGATGCCTATGGACCTCACACAAATGAAATCCTGATTGGGAAG GCATTGAAGCATTTGCCCAGAGAAAAGATCCAGGTGGCTACAAAATTTGGTTTCGTTATAAGTtctgattttaaaattactgCAATCAATGGCAGTCCTGGATATGTTCGTGCAAGTTGTGATGCCAGCCTGAAGCGTCTTGGTGTGGATTACATTGATCTTTACTATCAACACCGAGTTGACACTTCAATACCAATAGAGGAAACT ATGGGAGAACTTAAGAAGTTagtgaaagaaggaaaaattaaGTATATTGGATTGTCTGAAGCAAGTCCCGATACAATAAAGAGGGCACACGCAGTTCATCCCATTAGTGCAGTACAAATGGAATGGTCACTTTGGTCTCGTGACATTGAAGAAGAAATAGTCCCACTTTGCAG GGATCTTGGAATTGCAGTAGTTCCATATTGCCCTATTGGTCGGGGATTTTTCGGTGGCAGAGGAGTTGTGGAAAGTCTGCCTGCAGACGATAAGCTG AAATCACATCCAAGGTTCACGGATGAAAATATAGAGAAGAACAAGGTGTTTTATTTTCGAATAGAAAAACTGGCTGCAAAGCGTGGCTGCACTCCTGCTCAGCTTGCCCTTGCTTGGGTTCTCAATCAAGGGGATGATGTTGTACCTATCCCTG GTAcctcaaagataaaaaatctaGATGACAATATTGGATCATTGCAAGTTAAGCTGACAAAAGATGATTTGAAGGAAATCTCTGATGCTGTTCCCGTCAAAGAAGTTGTTGGCCTTAGAAATAAGGATTTCCAGCTCACATGGAAGTTTGCTAATACACCACCTAAAACTAGCCAAGCCTCCACTTGA
- the LOC118051513 gene encoding putative calcium-transporting ATPase 13, plasma membrane-type, whose translation MTMRSRKTGDKIVLDGENLLPESKRNQRRWRMAYTAIYFTRLLGSFSKKALESQTKILRSLSYVALDVRDDTPSENLVSLINVDQRTLADMVKGKNLESLKQLGGVTQVATTILETDVKNGAKEAGVAHRRDVFGANRFTKPPAKSFLSFVVEAFKDMTIIILLVCAIMSLGFGIKQHGLKEGWYDGGSIIVAIILVIAVSSVSNFKQSKQFEKLSDESNNINVQVVRDGRHHHLSIFDVVVGDVVSLKIGDQIPADGMFLNGYSLKVDESSMTGESDHVEVNGKNNPFLLSGTKVTDGFGFMVVTSVGMNTAWGEMMSSICHDLDEQTPLQARLNKLTSSIGKVGLTVAVLVLAVLMIRYFTGNTRDDNGRKEYIGSQTKFSDVLDSVVGIIAAAVTIVVVAIPEGLPLAVTLTLAYSMKRMMKDNAMVRKLSACETMGSATIICTDKTGTLTLNQMKVTEFWLGKETIDDGSLTEIESEVYQLLQEGVALNTTGTVNNSHATLVPEITGSPTEKAMLSWALLDLGMNINETKGKCEIVHVETFNSEKKRSGVLMRKNNEKTIHTHWKGAAEMILAICSNYYVRNGELKSLNEEEKAQFGAIIQSMASKSLRCIAFAHKKVAEDNGEASEKLQESGLSLLGFVGLKDPCRPGVRTAVESCKNAGVDVKMITGDNVHTARAIAIECGILSPEQDMENGAVVEGVQFRNYSPEERMAMIDNIQVMARSSPFDKLLMVQCLKEKGHVVAVTGDGTNDAPALKEADIGLSMGIQGTEVAKESSDIVILDDNFSSVVTVLRWGRCVYNNIQKFIQFQLTVNVAALTINFVAAISSGKVPLTAVQLLWVNLIMDTLGALALATEQPTNDLMARTPVGRSEPLITKIMWRNLLAQALYQVSILLTLQFKGKAIFGVDEKIKNTLIFNTFVLCQVFNEFNARKLEKKNIFKGIHKNKLFLAIIGVTIILQVIMVELLKKFASTERLNWEQWGACIGIAVLSWPIGCLVKCIPVSSKQLMDPKNI comes from the coding sequence ATGACCATGAGATCTCGAAAAACTGGAGACAAAATCGTCCTTGATGGAGAAAATCTCTTACCAGAGTCAAAACGCAATCAGAGAAGATGGAGGATGGCTTACACGGCCATATACTTCACGAGGCTTCTTGGCTCCTTTTCCAAGAAGGCTCTTGAGAGTCAGACCAAGATCTTGCGTTCCCTCTCCTATGTTGCTCTTGACGTTCGTGATGATACCCCAAGTGAGAACCTTGTTTCTCTGATTAATGTTGATCAGAGAACACTAGCAGATATGGTGAAAGGAAAGAACCTTGAATCTTTGAAACAACTGGGAGGAGTCACACAAGTTGCCACCACAATTCTAGAAACTGATGTCAAGAATGGTGCAAAGGAGGCTGGTGTTGCGCATAGAAGGGATGTTTTTGGTGCAAATAGGTTTACGAAGCCTCCTGCGAAAAGCTTTCTAAGCTTCGTTGTTGAAGCATTCAAGGACATGACCATTATTATTCTTTTGGTCTGTGCTATCATGTCTCTGGGATTTGGTATCAAACAGCATGGCCTGAAAGAAGGATGGTATGATGGAGGAAGCattattgttgctataattctTGTCATTGCTGTCTCCTCTGTCAGCAATTTCAAGCAATCCAAGCAATTTGAGAAGTTATCTGACGAGAGCAACAATATAAACGTGCAAGTAGTGAGAGATGGAAGGCACCatcatttatcaatttttgaCGTGGTGGTGGGGGATGTGGTGTCTTTGAAGATAGGGGACCAGATACCTGCTGACGGGATGTTCTTGAATGGTTATTCTTTGAAGGTGGACGAATCTAGCATGACTGGTGAAAGCGACCATGTTGAGGTGAATGGCAAGAACAACCCTTTCTTGCTCTCCGGTACAAAGGTGACTGATGGCTTTGGTTTCATGGTTGTTACATCTGTTGGCATGAACACAGCATGGGGTGAGATGATGAGTTCAATATGTCATGATTTGGATGAGCAAACTCCATTGCAAGCCCGCCTCAACAAGCTCACTTCTTCTATAGGGAAGGTTGGATTGACAGTTGCCGTCCTTGTTCTTGCGGTTCTGATGATAAGGTACTTTACAGGAAACACTAGAGATGACAATGGTCGCAAAGAATACATTGGGAGCCAGACAAAGTTCAGTGATGTGCTGGATTCAGTGGTGGGCATTATTGCTGCAGCCGTGACTATTGTCGTGGTGGCAATTCCGGAAGGTCTGCCACTAGCTGTAACTCTAACTCTGGCTTACTCTATGAAGAGAATGATGAAAGATAATGCCATGGTTCGTAAACTCTCTGCTTGTGAAACAATGGGTTCAGCCACAATAATCTGCACAGACAAAACAGGCACTCTTACTTTGAACCAGATGAAGGTTACAGAATTTTGGCTTGGGAAAGAGACAATTGATGATGGTTCTTTAACTGAAATAGAATCAGAGGTCTATCAGTTACTACAAGAAGGGGTTGCTTTAAACACAACAGGTACTGTTAACAATTCACATGCTACTTTAGTTCCTGAAATCACTGGTAGTCCAACTGAAAAGGCAATGCTTTCTTGGGCTCTGTTGGATTTGGGAATGAATATCAATGAAACAAAGGGAAAATGTGAGATAGTACACGTAGAGACCTTTAACTCTGAGAAAAAGAGAAGCGGAGTATTGATGAGGAAAAACAATGAGAAGACAATTCACACGCACTGGAAGGGGGCTGCTGAGATGATACTAGCCATTTGTTCAAATTATTATGTCAGAAATGGAGAACTAAAAAGCTTGAATGAGGAAGAGAAAGCGCAGTTTGGGGCCATAATTCAGAGTATGGCATCCAAAAGCCTACGATGCATTGCTTTTGCCCACAAAAAAGTTGCAGAAGACAATGGGGAGGCCTCTGAGAAGCTTCAAGAAAGTGGGCTGAGCTTGTTGGGCTTTGTTGGATTGAAAGACCCATGCCGACCAGGAGTTAGAACAGCGGTAGAATCATGTAAGAATGCAGGAGTGGATGTTAAAATGATAACTGGTGACAATGTGCATACAGCGAGAGCTATAGCTATTGAATGTGGGATTCTCAGTCCTGAACAAGACATGGAGAATGGCGCAGTAGTAGAAGGTGTGCAATTCAGAAACTACTCACCTGAAGAGAGAATGGCCATGATTGACAATATCCAGGTGATGGCAAGATCATCCCCGTTTGACAAGCTTCTGATGGTGCAGTGTTTAAAGGAGAAAGGCCATGTGGTAGCAGTCACTGGTGATGGCACAAATGATGCCCCCGCTCTAAAGGAAGCAGATATTGGGCTCTCCATGGGAATTCAAGGGACTGAGGTGGCAAAGGAGAGCTCAGACATTGTCATATTGGACGATAACTTCAGCTCAGTGGTAACTGTGTTGAGGTGGGGGAGATGTGTCTACAACAACATTCAGAAGTTCATTCAATTTCAGCTCACTGTTAATGTCGCTGCCCTGACCATCAACTTCGTTGCGGCTATTTCTTCTGGTAAAGTCCCTCTAACTGCAGTCCAGCTGCTGTGGGTTAATCTCATAATGGACACCTTGGGAGCACTAGCCCTAGCTACCGAGCAACCCACCAATGATCTCATGGCAAGGACACCTGTGGGTCGATCAGAGCCACTTATTACCAAAATCATGTGGAGGAACCTCCTTGCTCAGGCTCTGTATCAGGTTTCCATTTTACTGACTCTGCAATTCAAGGGAAAAGCCATATTTGGCGTGGATGAGAAAATTAAGAACACCCTCATCTTCAACACTTTTGTCCTCTGCCAAGTGTTTAATGAGTTCAATGCAAGGAAGCTGGAGAAGAAGAACATATTCAAGGGGATACATAAGAACAAGTTATTTTTGGCAATCATTGGAGTTACAATAATTCTTCAAGTGATAATGGTGGAGCTTCTGAAGAAGTTTGCCAGCACTGAGAGGTTGAATTGGGAACAGTGGGGTGCCTGCATTGGCATTGCAGTTCTGTCGTGGCCAATTGGTTGTCTTGTGAAGTGCATTCCAGTTTCTTCCAAGCAGCTCATGGATCCTAAAAACATATAG
- the LOC118051511 gene encoding uncharacterized protein, with the protein MSDGGITVLDGNTLRSLHVSLPEDTLTLTGAQVLDFAESKSSQSLLGISLPPHLKSSALRRMNIDGVDDDTSFQRTELSREQASRKLGDYLSAIADELKDNPLVVSILDGNALRMFLEDEDDFAMIAENLFTDLDTEDKGKIGKSEIRNAVVHMGVEMGVPPLEEFPLLNDILKKHGVEEEGELGQSQFAELLQPIIQELADALAKKHVAVIHKIKIVNGSEIRKVLANEKKLNDAIAKALQGKHKNDQNSTEIIRDFLEKNGKELGLPPSEANEAVILLYDAVFTDIDSGRDASLEEDDFRKLLREILEKFAEQLEANPVYCDLDG; encoded by the exons ATGTCTGATGGAGGCATAACTGTACTAGACGGAAACACTCTAAGATCGCTCCACGTGTCTTTACCAGAAGACACCCTCACTCTAACCGGAGCTCAGGTCCTCGATTTTGCAGAATCTAAATCCTCTCAGTCGCTCTTAGGCATCTCATTGCCTCCACACCTCAAGTCTTCAGCTCTCCGTCGCATGAACATCGACGGCGTTGACGATGACACCAGTTTCCAACGTACAGAACTCAGTCGAGAACAAGCTTCAAGGAAGCTCGGCGATTACCTCTCTGCCATCGCTGATGAGCTCAAAG ATAATCCATTAGTGGTGTCGATTTTGGATGGGAATGCATTGCGGATGTTTTTGGAGGATGAAGATGATTTTGCTATGATAGCAGAGAATTTATTCACTGATTTGGATACAGAAGATAAAGGGAAGATTGGCAAGAGTGAGATAAGAAATGCAGTTGTTCATATGGGAGTTGAAATGGGTGTCCCTCCTCTTGAAG AATTCCCTTTGCTGAATGACATTTTAAAGAAGCATGGAGTAGAGGAGGAAGGggaattgggccaatcacaatTTGCCGAGTTACTTCAGCCTATTATACAGGAACTTGCAGATGCTTTGGCTAAAAAGCATGTTGCTGTCATCCATAAAATCAAGATAGTTAATGGTTCTGAGATAAGAAAG GTTTTGGCCAATGAGAAGAAATTGAATGATGCCATAGCAAAGGCATTGCAGGGAAAACACAAGAATGACCAAAACAGTACAGAGATAATCAGGGATTTCCTggagaaaaatggaaaagaactGGGCTTGCCACCATCTGAAGCCAATGAAGCAGTGATTCTACTTTATGATGCTGTATTTACTGACATAGACAGTGGAAGGGACGCTTCTCTAGAGGAGGATGACTTTAGGAAACTTTTAAGGGAAATTCTTGAGAAATTTGCCGAGCAGCTCGAGGCCAATCCTGTCTACTGTGATCTTGATGGTTGA